The DNA sequence ATGAATGTCGCAAAGGATTTGATGTATATAATAAAGTAGGCGAAATCTGTTCCAAAGCAGGATTACGATTTGGTTTTCATAACCATCATGATGAATTTGAGCAAAAATTCAATAATGAATATTTGTATGATATCATGTTGAAAGAACTGAATCTAAAATATGTATGTCAGCAACTTGATATCTGTAATATGGCCGAAGCAAATGTAGATCCTATGCGTTGGTTAAAGATGTTTCCTAAACATTTTGAATTATTGCATGTAAAAGATCTGGACAAAACAAAAAATGAAAGTACTCTGCTAGGTGATGGTCGCCTGAGAATGAAAGAGATATTAGACTTTGCCAAAAAGAATACAGCTGTAAAATATTGGGTAATAGAGCAGGAGTCGTATGGCGATAAAACCCCTATGGAATCTGTTAAGATAGATCTGGAAAGGCTCAAACAAAACTATAATTTTGTTTAAAAAACAAATCCCCCAGATGCCAACATCAGGGGGATTTTTGTTGAGGCAATAAAAAACACCAGTCCTACTGAAACTGGCGTTTAATACTTCATCAACAAACTAAAAACCAATTGCTTATGTTTAGAAAGCTAGCTGTAGGAGAAGGGGTCGAACCTCCACGAGGTAGTTAGCGACAGAGCAAAGTTTGGTGGTCAATCCCAGTCATCCTAATTTTGACATCAGGACGGCTTTACCCTGCGTTTATCCCAGATTCCTCACCCCCGAGACAGGAGGGCACGGCTGCCAATTTCGTCACCCTACAGTATAAATCCACTGCCTTCTTGTGCTTTGGACAATACAAAAGTAATACACGCTCCAATTCTTTGCAAATTTAGCACCATTTTTCCTAAAAAAATATATTTTTATTAATTTAACATCCACTTTATTAACAAAATAGCAATTCAATTACTTTTTTATGCC is a window from the Xanthocytophaga agilis genome containing:
- a CDS encoding sugar phosphate isomerase/epimerase, with amino-acid sequence MNSYSSRRNFIKKGSFLLAGTAVSRQLFLQKEKFHIPLQLYSVRDEMKKDPLGTLKQLASIGYKEVEPAAYLEQSVYQNRKIYGYSSKELRKILDDLGLTQPSSHVVFRLTDWQVTKKDVSDEWKGVMEDANILGQKYLISPWFAYDKTKLDECRKGFDVYNKVGEICSKAGLRFGFHNHHDEFEQKFNNEYLYDIMLKELNLKYVCQQLDICNMAEANVDPMRWLKMFPKHFELLHVKDLDKTKNESTLLGDGRLRMKEILDFAKKNTAVKYWVIEQESYGDKTPMESVKIDLERLKQNYNFV